AGACTGCAAGGAGAGATTAGACTCAGCAGGAGCACATTAGTGGGATGCTAGAGTTAAAGTGGGCATTTTAGAGGTAATCCTTCTCCTAATCcctatgttttttatttaaaaagaaaagaataaatcccagagaaaagaaaagcttttccCAAGAGGATGAGAACAGGTCATCTGTTTTTCTAagcctgtgatttttctctttcacatcCTGCACTCACCTTCTTGCCATTCCAACCTACTGGGCTCAGTTTTCACTGTGTTTTGGAAGACTGACATCAGAATGTTTTAACCCCAAGAGCTGTTATATTCCCAGTATGCTTTTTCTGTTCAcacaatatatatgtattgaATGCAACTATGATCATGCTGAATTTCTGAGTTGAATATGATTTTTGTGTCCTAGATATGTCAGAAAATTTTCTGAATGTGAAACGTTAGAACCAGTATAATCAATTAttattacatatacattttaaaataaataattataattagatACATAATACCTTCTTTCTGTAGAATGTGTTATTCTTTTGTGTGTTCCTCCAAGGAAATCCTGTATGGTTGCTATTACTCtcttcattgtacagatgaggacattTAAGAGCATCCAGCTTAAATTGTTACTTTTACAACTATTTTCCATTAGCCTCCCAGAAAACCTTCCTGTCCCACAGTTTCTTCATTGCATTCTTTACTTCTGCGTTTCTCAGTGTATAAATCAGGGGATTTAACATGGGGGTGATAATTGTGTAAAATACAGCCACCATCTTATCTTCTTTAAAGGTAGTATCAGGGCGCATATACATGAAAGTACAGGGACCATAGAAGATGATGACCACAGCGACGTGGGATCCGCAGGTGGAGAGAGCTTTGCGCCTGCCTTCTGCTGACTGCTTTCTCAAGGACACCAGGATGATGGTGTAGGAGATCAGCAGGATAACAAAGCTCCCCAGGGCGATGGTACCACTGTTGGCTGTCACAACAGCGCCCACAAGGTATGTGTCTGTGCAGGCAAGTTTCAGCACAGGGTGCACATCACAAAAGTAGTGATCGATCTCTCTGGGCCCACAGAAGGGCAGCTGGACTACCAGAGCCACCTGGACAGCAGAGTGTAGGAACCCACCTACCCAGATCCCCAGCAACATCTTAGTGCATCTGTCACGGTCCATGATGGCCGTGTAGTGCAGGGGTTTACAGATAGCCACATAACGATCATAGGCCATTACAGTAAGGATGAAGATCTCAGTGCCCCCAAAGAAATGAGCCCCAAAGAGCTGCAACATGCACCCCACATAAGAGATAGTTTTTCTCTTGGCTAGTAGGTCAACAATCATCTTAGGAGCTATGAATGAAGAGTAACAAATATCCACAAAAGACAAGTAGCTGAGAAAGAAATACATTGGAGACTTGTGAAGGCCACCCACATACACTGTCAGAATGATGAGGAGGTTTCCCAGGAGAATGATtgtgtagaagaaagaaaacaccacAAAACAAACTTCTTCAGCCACTGGGTTCTGAGAAAGACCcaagaaaataaattcagttacattgtttattttttccatagaaTTAGCAGCCCAAGGTTCCAGGAGTCGATTTGataatctgaaagaaaaacataacaaGGACCAGCAACATTTACTTCTAACTCAAAACACATACATGCTCACAATAGCTGAAAATGGAATCTGGGTGCTTACAGACGCTTGGCATGCATACGTGTCATAGTCCATTTGTTCACttgagatgaggaaacaaagaccagagagagaaagcaaactcTGTATGTCACACAAC
This portion of the Manis javanica isolate MJ-LG chromosome 6, MJ_LKY, whole genome shotgun sequence genome encodes:
- the LOC140850186 gene encoding olfactory receptor 4S2-like, with protein sequence MEKINNVTEFIFLGLSQNPVAEEVCFVVFSFFYTIILLGNLLIILTVYVGGLHKSPMYFFLSYLSFVDICYSSFIAPKMIVDLLAKRKTISYVGCMLQLFGAHFFGGTEIFILTVMAYDRYVAICKPLHYTAIMDRDRCTKMLLGIWVGGFLHSAVQVALVVQLPFCGPREIDHYFCDVHPVLKLACTDTYLVGAVVTANSGTIALGSFVILLISYTIILVSLRKQSAEGRRKALSTCGSHVAVVIIFYGPCTFMYMRPDTTFKEDKMVAVFYTIITPMLNPLIYTLRNAEVKNAMKKLWDRKVFWEANGK